From Candidatus Binatota bacterium, the proteins below share one genomic window:
- a CDS encoding glycosyltransferase family 1 protein, with protein sequence MSGTPLRIAMFTYRGNPRSGGQGIYMRLLSRELVDMGHEVDVWSGQPYPELMDGVGLEEIPSMDLWTRKKRGFRLPTREEWRDPINRTEYYKTVTGGFPEMLTFSQRVARRFHSNGVKDAYDIIHDNQSLGPGLLELKRYAPVVATIHHPITRDLDIALKSTWSPVKRLGMHRWYSFLPMQMEVARGMDRILTISDAASEDIAHDFKLDRSRMRNVGNGINLATFRPLNGPPADENRIMTTLSADSPLKGFSYLLHAMAELKRRRPALRLTVIGAPGEHTNTARLVRGLDLEDSVHFTGKVEAEDIVQHYSRSALAVVPSLYEGFGFPAGEAMACRVPVISTTAGALPEVVGTDGTTGMLIKPGCSKSLVEAIDGLLNDPERRRDLAEAGRKRVVDLFSWRRAAERTVDVYREALEEKRTSSC encoded by the coding sequence ATGTCAGGCACACCCCTGCGCATCGCCATGTTTACTTATAGAGGCAACCCGAGATCGGGGGGCCAAGGCATATACATGCGCCTGCTCAGCCGCGAGCTGGTCGACATGGGCCACGAGGTCGACGTATGGAGCGGCCAGCCCTACCCGGAGTTGATGGACGGCGTAGGCCTGGAAGAAATTCCCAGCATGGACCTGTGGACACGCAAGAAGCGAGGCTTTCGCCTGCCCACGCGAGAGGAGTGGCGCGACCCCATCAACCGTACCGAGTACTACAAAACAGTAACCGGCGGTTTCCCCGAGATGCTGACCTTCTCGCAGCGTGTAGCGCGCCGCTTTCACTCCAACGGCGTGAAAGACGCCTATGACATCATCCATGACAACCAGAGCCTGGGCCCAGGCCTGCTCGAGCTCAAGCGCTACGCACCGGTGGTCGCCACCATTCACCACCCCATCACCCGCGACCTGGACATAGCCCTGAAATCCACATGGTCCCCCGTAAAACGCCTGGGCATGCACCGCTGGTACAGCTTTCTTCCCATGCAGATGGAAGTCGCGCGCGGCATGGACCGCATCCTCACGATCTCCGACGCAGCCTCCGAAGACATCGCCCACGACTTCAAGCTTGACCGCTCGCGTATGCGCAACGTGGGCAACGGTATCAACCTGGCAACTTTCCGTCCCTTGAACGGCCCGCCAGCCGACGAAAACCGAATTATGACCACCCTGTCGGCCGACTCGCCGCTGAAAGGGTTTTCGTACCTCCTGCACGCCATGGCCGAGCTCAAGCGCAGGCGGCCGGCATTGCGGCTCACAGTGATCGGCGCGCCGGGAGAACACACCAACACTGCGAGATTGGTGCGCGGACTCGATCTCGAAGACAGCGTTCACTTCACTGGCAAGGTAGAGGCCGAGGATATTGTCCAGCACTACTCCCGCTCCGCCCTGGCGGTTGTTCCGTCGCTGTACGAGGGCTTCGGATTCCCGGCGGGCGAGGCCATGGCCTGCCGCGTGCCTGTCATATCTACGACCGCCGGGGCGCTGCCGGAGGTGGTGGGAACCGACGGGACCACGGGCATGCTCATCAAGCCGGGCTGCTCGAAGAGCCTGGTCGAGGCCATTGACGGCCTGCTCAACGACCCCGAGCGCCGCCGCGACCTGGCAGAGGCCGGACGCAAACGCGTGGTCGATCTTTTCTCGTGGCGGCGAGCGGCCGAGCGCACGGTAGACGTGTACCGCGAAGCCCTCGAAGAAAAACGGACATCTTCGTGCTGA